From the Xenopus laevis strain J_2021 chromosome 7L, Xenopus_laevis_v10.1, whole genome shotgun sequence genome, the window cattacagagagataataaaaggaaatcattgcatagagataatgagacatagtaataatcatcctgagtaagataatACTGATATTGTAAAATAAGACTGATTACATTAAGGTTAAAATTCAAGTTAGATTCAAAAATACCatgaaattaagataaaaatggaaataaaacttaaaattaaaaaatttaaaaatgtaagataaaagttaaaaatgtaaaaaatttaaaaatgaaaataaatgaaaaatactaaaataaagctaaaaatgctaagatcccacttttttttttttttggtcaaacctcCCCTATAAGGCTGAGAAAAGTTATAActtataaatgtaaatcaaagtAGAGCAGAAGCTGGGGAGGAGGTACAGCGGCTTATGGCACATATCATTACTTTAACAACAAGATACAGGCCAAGGGCCAAAGCTAAAATAACTAGGATGGGTTTAAAGAAACTtccaaggaaatcatttaaccatCCACCAATATTACCTAACCATGTAAAGGGATTAaaaccatttttagaaatattccTGGCTTGTTTTTGTAATTCGAAAACCTTGGCCATATGAGATTCAACCAGCGATTCAGAGTCATTAATGTAGGTACAACATTCTTCTCCTACTAAAACACAGACTCCACCTTGTTCTGCTAACAAATAATCTAGGGCCATTCTATTCTGAAGGGCTACTTTACGAATCTGAGCTAGTTCTATATTAATTGCAAGGACCGATATTACAGTGTTGTTAATCATGCGGTCAAGAAGGGAAGCATATTCATTAAGGCGAACCATCATTTCTATTCCCCAACCTGTCCAGGCAGGGAAGAAAGCCAAGCCTTATCTTTATCATTAAAGAGTTCCCTTTTCTGTATCTTAAGGTTTAAAACTGCGGATGAGTGTGTATCAATAAGTGAGGTAGCAGATAATTCTGTTCTAGTTCTAACAGCTGGGACTACATTTCCTATAGTACATCTACCTTCGGCTCCCATGGGCAACCATGCATAGGCTTTCTTACCACAGATGTAATAAGTCCCTGAAGGAAGCACCATGGGGCGGTGAAAACCCTGATTTCTTATCTGAAGCGTTAAAAATTTTATGTTATAGTGAGCAGGACCATCTATATAATCTAAATCCCATTCTAAACTCTTATTGGCCCAAGAAAGGCAGGGCTCAATAGTAGAAGATACTTTTGTTTCATCAATACAATGTGCATATGTGGTGGCTGCTTCATAATGTGTGGGGACCTGAGTAATATTTAAATCGGTTGAGTTACATGTAGTTTCTCCTATAAGGATTTTAGGAATCCTTATTTGTTTACCATTAATGGTCACCCGTGTTTTCCTACTAAAAACAGTGAAACATACTGAAGGATGACGTACTATTCCTGCCAAAATAAGAGCTGGGgttgctttcattatttcatcACCTTTACCAGAAATTTCCCTATATTTAGACAATTCTGGATCAAGAGTTGAAAAGTCCATCACATATCTGTCTTCAAAATCAGTCCATGTAAAGGGGACCCCAAGGATAGGGTACCGAGGCTGTGAGTAGGAATATGTGAGCAAACCCAACAGTCAGTCTTATTTTCAATCATGGCAGCAGTACTGTGCAGTTTTAAAAGTTCATTGTCAGCCCATAATGCTGTTATGGGGGTGGAGAGGAAGTAGGAAACACAGAAGGACAAGGCAAGCAGTCTCGAAGATGAATCCATGTCCCGTGGTTTTCAAGTAATACGGCAGTGGGGGAGAGCTGTTGTATTTTAAAAGGACCGGAATATATAGGTTGGTCCCAACGGCTACGAGTAAAATTTCTCTTGTAGACTAGATCTCCgacctgaaaaagaaaagaaggagtgACAACAACAGGTGCCTTGGAAATATTCACTTCAGACATTTGGTGTGCTAACTGGAGACACCGTATGAGATTGTATGGGCTTTCAGCATTGGGAAGTGGACGTGTACTGATGGTGCGGATAAGAGACATACGTCTACCGGTAGTGATTTCAAATGGGGTAAGTCCACAACGCCTAATAGGATGGTTGCGGAGTATGAACAATGCAGCTGGGAGACATTCCAGCCACGAGCCATTTGTGGCAGCTGTcaattttctgagttgtgtctttaAGAGACCATTAGCTCTTTCCACAATGCCATTGGAGGTTGGTTTGTACACAGACACGTACCTCCACTTGATATCAGTACAATTTGCAAATGTCTCACAGAGTTGATTTTTGAAATGGCTTCCATTATCCGAAACAATAGATTTAGGAATCCCATGTCTGGGAAAGATTTCATTGTATAGATTATCAAATACAACCAGAGCTGTTTCCTTCCTACATGGAAAAGCTTCTAACCATTGAGAGTATGGGTCAATCATGACCAAAAGATACCTGTATCCTTTGCAAGGAGTTACCATGTCCGTGAAATTGATATGCCATTCTCTGAAGGGGCCAGCAGGCCTTGGAATCAGGAGGAATCCTTGGAGTTTGATGACTGGTGTTggtaaaacaaacattacaagtGTTGACCACAgctttacaaatatcttttaaatctGGGCACCAGTACATTTCCCTTATAGTATTGATCAAGTCATTTGTTGGCATATGTGACCCGTAGTGTAACTGGTGGGCCAATAGGTGGCACTCACCTATGGGTAATGCTGGTACACCTGAAGGGTGCATCCAAATATATGGAGGCTCGTTATTGTGATAGTAATGAGAGCATTCATTAGCCACCCATTTGTCTGTTTCTGCACTAGTGGCGCTTTCTTGCATTACTCTGATGGGTGCAAAAGGGTTAGAAGTGGAAAGATATTTCTTAGCTCGTGTTTGTACAAAAATGGTTAGTGGGTTTGTGGTTTGTTTTGCTAGTTCGTCAACTATCTGATTGCCGTATGCGACAATATCTGTGACATTATGTTGGTGTGCTTTTACCCATTCACAGGATGTTTTTAAACCTTTGTTGTGTCTTTCCTGTAGTACTTCCATTATAGCAAGAATCGTGTCATGATGTTGTAGTGGAGTTCCTTTTCCTGTAACAAAACCTCTCTTGTGCCATTTAGATGCATTTGTATGTATGGTGGTAGTGACGTAAGCTGAGTCTGTATAGAGAACTCCGTTTTTGTCATTCATGAGCCGGAAACCTTCTAAGGCGGCGGCTATCTCTGCTAATTGGGCTGATGTATCTGGTGGTAATGcatattgttttttctgtataatttctttGGTGTCAGGATCTATCTGACACACGGCAAAGCCCGTATGTGTTTCTGTCTGTGAACCGTCAGAGAAAATTACAACATGTGACGGTTGTAAATCTGTTACTGGGACAATACCCATAAAGGGAAGTTCCTCTGGAATTTCCTCAGAGGTACAATCATGGTTCTCAGCCGAGAACA encodes:
- the LOC121395469 gene encoding uncharacterized protein LOC121395469 codes for the protein MGPQVLTNVQRMHLPTSVKELRSVLGLFNFCRLWIPAYSFRILPFRKYLKGNPPGYASVSLSQSDSTALECLMSDILQAPQLHLPNSCEPIYMYVFANAICWAAVATQQEGCIIGHFSGIFTPIEQAFTSCERNICACAASVEKLYSHMIVPSVIIYTSHDMPALLKSNTLHFVPARVGQCTAVLLRSHISFKGMPPTNPFNNLKDLLLFSAENHDCTSEEIPEELPFMGIVPVTDLQPSHVVIFSDGSQTETHTGFAVCQIDPDTKEIIQKKQYALPPDTSAQLAEIAAALEGFRLMNDKNGVLYTDSAYVTTTIHTNASKWHKRGFVTGKGTPLQHHDTILAIMEVLQERHNKGLKTSCEWVKAHQHNVTDIVAYGNQIVDELAKQTTNPLTIFVQTRAKKYLSTSNPFAPIRVMQESATSAETDKWVANECSHYYHNNEPPYIWMHPSGVPALPIGECHLLAHQLHYGSHMPTNDLINTIREMYWCPDLKDICKAVVNTCNVCFTNTSHQTPRIPPDSKACWPLQRMAYQFHGHGNSLQRIQVGDLVYKRNFTRSRWDQPIYSGPFKIQQLSPTAVLLENHGTWIHLRDCLPCPSVFPTSSPPP